The DNA window TGGCGGCGATTGCAAAATACGCCATAACCGATAAAATCGGTTATATCTCCACCGGCGGTGGCGCCTTCCTGGAGTTCCTCGAAGGCAAAACCCTCCCGGCGGTGGAAGTGCTGGAGTCGCGCTCAACGGAGCGTAGCGCTACCTGACCGAAAAAGCGCAGCGCACAGTCGCTGCGCTTTTCTCTTTGAACGATCTAAACTTGAACCACCCAAACTTCGAGGAACCCTCAATGTCCCGTGGCACCAAAATCGTCGCAACCATTGGCCCCGCTTCCACCGACCTGAACGTGCTGATCCGGATGATCCGGGCAGGCGTGGACGTGGTGCGGCTGAATTTCTCGCACGGCAAGGCGCAGGACCACATCGATCGCGCCAACCTCGTGCGGCAGGCGGCGGCGGAGTGCGGGCGGGAAGTGGCGATCATGGCCGACATGCAGGGTCCGAAGATCCGCGTCGGCAAGTTCGAAAGCGGCAAAGTCGACCTGGTCAAGGGCGACAAGTTCATCCTCGATGCGAAGTGGGGTGAAAACGGCGAGCTGGGCAACCAGGAACGCGTGGGCCTGGACTACAAGGCGCTGCCGAACGACCTGCGCGGCAACGACGTGCTGCTGCTGAACGATGGCCTGATCGTGCTGGTCGTGGACCGCATCAGCGGCCACGAAATCCACACCACGGTGAAGATCGGCGGCGAACTGTCCAACAACAAGGGCATCAACCGCCAGGGTGGCGGCCTGACGGCGCCGGCGCTGACGGCGAAGGACATGGAAGACATCAAGACGGCGATGAGCTTCCAGGCCGACTACCTGGCGATCTCGTTCCCGAAAAGCGCCACCGACATGGCCATGGCGCGCCAGCTGGCCAATATCGCCGGCGAGCCGTATGGCCACAAGCCGCAGATGATCGCCAAGATCGAACGCGCGGAAGCGATTCCCGCGCTGCAGGAAATCCTCAATGCCTCCGACGGCATCATGGTCGCCCGCGGCGACCTGGCCGTGGAAGTGGGCAATGCCGCCGTGCCGGCGCTGCAGAAGCGCATGATCCGCATGGCGCGCGAATCGAACAAGTTCGCCATCACCGCCACGCAGATGATGGAATCGATGATCTTCAATGCCGTGCCGACCCGCGCCGAAGTGTCCGACGTGGCCAACGCCGTGCTGGATGGCACCGATGCCGTGATGACGTCCGCCGAAACCGCCTCGGGCCGCTACCCGATCGAGACCGTCGAGATGATGGCCGCCGTCTGCGTGGAAGCCGAGCAGTCCGAGTACAACAAGCTCGATGCCGATTTCCTGAACGCGCGCTTCACCCGCATCGACCAGTCGATCGCCTATGGCGCGCTGTTCACGGCGCACCACCTGCACGTGAAGGCCATCGTGGCGCTGACCGAGTCGGGCTCCACCGCACTGTGGATGAGCCGCCACAACATCGACACGCCGATCTTCGCCCTGACGCCGAGCGTTCTCACGCAGCGCAAGGTGTCGATCTACCGCAACGTGAGCGCCCACTACCTGCTGCAGCAGGGCACCAGCCGCGATGTGCTGAAGCAGGCCGAAGACCTGCTGGTCGCACACGGCATCGCCAAGAAGGGCGACATGATCGTCGTCACGTGGGGCGAGCCGATGGGGCAGGTGGGCGGCACGAATGCACTGAAGATCGTTAAAGTAGGAGAATTCTCCTAAAAGAATTCAGGAGAGATGCCAGGCCGCAGCCCCAGCATATGAGCTCGAGCATATAGCGAGGCTTGTCGTCCCGTCTCTCCGCACAGGTTTTTATTTGTTTGGAGTATTACCATGTCTCTCGTATCCATGCGTCAGCTGCTGGACCATGCCGCCGAAAACGGCTATGGCCTGCCGGCATTCAACGTCAACAACCTGGAACAGGTGCAGGCCATCATGGTTGCCGCCGACGCCGTCAACAGCCCGGTGATCATGCAGGCTTCGGCCGGCGCCCGTAAATATGCCGGCGAAGCGTTCCTGCGCCACCTGATCGATGCGGCGATCGAAGCCTATCCGCACATCCCGGTGGTGATGCACCAGGATCACGGCCAGTCGCCGGCCGTGTGCATGGCCGCGATCCGTTCCGGCTTCTCGTCCGTGATGATGGACGGTTCGCTGGAAGCCGACGGCAAATCGGTCGCATCCTACGAATACAACGTGGATGTGTCCCGTGAAGTCGTCAAGTTCGCCCACTCGATCGGCGTGACCGTCGAAGCGGAGCTGGGCGTGCTGGGCTCCCTTGAAACCATGAAAGGCGACAAGGAAGACGGCCACGGCGCGGATGGCACGATGACCCGCGAACAGCTGCTGACGGACGTGGCGCAAGCCGCCGACTTCGTGGAGCGCACCCAGTGCGACGCGCTGGCCATCGCCATCGGCACCTCGCACGGCGCCTACAAGTTCACCCGCAAGCCCACCGGCGACATCCTGGCGATCGACCGCATCAAGGAAATCCACGCGCGCATTCCGAATACGCACCTGGTGATGCACGGTTCGTCGTCGGTGCCGCAGGAACTGCTGGCGATCATCCGCGAATTCGGCGGCGACATGAAGGAAACTTACGGCGTGCCCGTCGAGGAAATCCAGGAAGGCATCCGCCACGGTGTTCGCAAGATCAACATCGACACGGACATCCGCCTGGCCATGACGGCGGCGATCCGCAAGTTCATGTTCCAGAACCCGTCCAAGTTCGATCCGCGTGACTACCTGAAGCCGGCACGCCTGGCGGCGGAAGAAGTCGTGAAGGCCCGTTTCCTGTCGTTCGGCTGCGAAGGCCGCGCCTCGCAAATCAAGCCAATCCCGCTGGAAAAGATGGCGGAACGCTACAAGGCCGGTGAACTCGCGCAAATAGTGAAGTAAAATCCTGTCCTTCGAAGCATTCGCTTCGAAGACTCTCGATCGGCGGGCGGGAGATTTCTCCTCCCCGCCGGTTTCGCTTTATAGCTTATTGATTGCCGGTTACTTGGCAATTATTCAAGATCGCCCCTATGAAAAGCCTTTACCAGACCTCCATTTCCTCCCTGCCATTGCTCGGCCACGGCAAGGTCCGCGATAACTATGCCGTCGGCGACGACAAGATCCTGATCGTCACCACCGACCGCCTGTCCGCCTTCGACGTCGTGATGAACGAGCCGATCCCCGGCAAGGGCATGGTATTGAACCAGATGAGCGATTTCTGGTTCGAGAAACTCGGCCACATCGTGCCGAACCACCTGACCGGCGTGGCGCCGGAATCGGTGGTGGTCCCGGAGGAAGTGGAGCAGGTGAAAGGCCGTGCCGTCGTGGCCAAGCGCCTGAAGCCGATCCTGGTGGAAGCCGTGGTGCGCGGCTACATCATCGGATCGGGCTGGAAGGATTACCAGGCCACCGGCAGCGTTTGCGGCATCGAACTGCCGGCCGGCCTGCGCCAGGCGGACAAGCTGGCCGAGCCGCTGTTCACGCCGGCCGCCAAGGCGGACCTGGGCGAGCACGATGAAAACATCAGCTTTGCCGAGATGGAAGAGCGCATCGGCGCCGAACTGGCCGCGAAAATGCGCGACATCTCCATCGAACTGTACAAGACGGCTGCCGATTACGCGGCAACGCGCGGCATCATCATCGCCGACACCAAGTTCGAGTTCGGCCTGGACGACAACGGCGTGCTGCACCTGATGGATGAAGTGCTGACGGCCGATTCGTCGCGCTTCTGGCCGGCCGATTCGTATGCGCCGGGCATGTCGCCGCCATCGTACGACAAGCAGTTCGTGCGCGATTACCTGGAAACGCTGACGGAGTGGAAGAAAACCCCGCCGGCGCCCGCGCTGCCGGCCGACGTGATCGAGAAGACGCAAGCGAAATATTTCGAAGCGATCGAACGCCTGACGGGCGAGAAGCTGAAGGCCTGAACATGACTGACCCGAATCAACAGCCGGACTCTAAGCCACTCGTCGGCGTCATCATGGGCTCGTCGTCCGACTGGGACGTGATGCAGCATGCCGTGTCGATGCTCAAGCAATTCAATATTCCGTTCGAAGCGCAGGTGATTTCCGCGCACCGCATGCCGGACGAGATGTTCACGTATGCCGAAACGGCACGCTCGCGCGGCCTGCGCGCGATCATCGCCGGTGCCGGTGGCGCCGCGCACCTGCCGGGCATGGTGGCCGCGAAAACCGTGGTGCCGGTGCTGGGCGTGCCCGTGCCGTCGAAGTACCTGCGCGGCGAGGATTCGCTGCTGTCGATCGTGCAGATGCCGAAAGGCGTGCCCGTGTCGACGTTTGCCATCGGCGAGGCGGGTGCCGCCAATGCCGCCCTGACCGCCATCGCCATCATCGCCACGGTCGACGATGCCCTGGCCGCCCAGCTGGAAGCGTTCCGCACCCAGCAGACGGCCGCCGCGAAAGCCATGATCCTGCCCATCAATGAGTAATGTGAAGTCCTTGAATAGTCCTTTCCTTCCCGGCGCGGACCCGCAGTCCTGGCTGGGCGTGATGGGCGGCGGCCAGCTCGGCCGCATGTTTGCCCAGGCGGCCCAGAGCATGGGCTACCAGGTGGCGGTGCTGGAGCCGTCCGATGACTGCCCCGCCGGGCAGGTTGCCCAGCGGCTGGTCAATGCGCCGTACGAGGATGCCGCCGGCCTCGATGCGCTGGCCGCGCAATGCGTGGCCGTCACCACCGAGTTCGAGAACGTGCCGGCCGACAGCCTGTCGCGCCTGGCGCAAGCCGTGTTCGTGGCACCGAACGCCCATGGCGTTTCCGTTGCTCAGGACCGCGTGGCCGAAAAAGCGTTTTTTGTCGCGTGCGCGCCGAAGTCCGGCGTCATGCCGGCGCCGCACAAGGTGATCGCTTCCTTCGACGACGTCGATGCGATCGGCGACGACCTGCTGCCGGGCATCCTGAAAACCGTGCGCATGGGCTACGACGGCAAGGGCCAGGTACGCGTGAAGACGCGGGAAGAAGTCCGCGTGGCCTTCGAGGGCATGGGTGAAGTCACCTGCCTGCTCGAGAAGATGCTGCCGCTCGCGTATGAAGTCTCGGTGCTCACGGCGCGCGGCGCGGACGGGCAGTCCGTGGTCTACCCGATCGCCGAAAACGTGCACCGCGACGGCATCCTGTTCACGACAACCGTGCCGGGGCCGAATGTGTCCGCCGATAGCGCTCGCAAGGCGCAGGACGCGGCGCGCGCGATCGTGGCCGAACTGGGCTACGTGGGCGTGCTGTGCATCGAGTTCTTCGTGCTCACGGATGGCACCCTCGTCGTCAACGAAATGGCGCCACGGCCGCACAACAGCGGTCACTACACGATCGATGCGTGCGTCACCAGCCAGTTCGCGCAGCAGGTGCGGGCGATGGCGAAACTGCCGCTGGGCGATGTGCGCCAGCATTCGCCGGCCGTGATGCTGAACATCCTCGGCGACGTGTGGTTCGATGGCGAGTCCATGAGCGAACCGCCGTGGGACCGGGTTGTCGC is part of the Pseudoduganella lutea genome and encodes:
- the pyk gene encoding pyruvate kinase, producing MSRGTKIVATIGPASTDLNVLIRMIRAGVDVVRLNFSHGKAQDHIDRANLVRQAAAECGREVAIMADMQGPKIRVGKFESGKVDLVKGDKFILDAKWGENGELGNQERVGLDYKALPNDLRGNDVLLLNDGLIVLVVDRISGHEIHTTVKIGGELSNNKGINRQGGGLTAPALTAKDMEDIKTAMSFQADYLAISFPKSATDMAMARQLANIAGEPYGHKPQMIAKIERAEAIPALQEILNASDGIMVARGDLAVEVGNAAVPALQKRMIRMARESNKFAITATQMMESMIFNAVPTRAEVSDVANAVLDGTDAVMTSAETASGRYPIETVEMMAAVCVEAEQSEYNKLDADFLNARFTRIDQSIAYGALFTAHHLHVKAIVALTESGSTALWMSRHNIDTPIFALTPSVLTQRKVSIYRNVSAHYLLQQGTSRDVLKQAEDLLVAHGIAKKGDMIVVTWGEPMGQVGGTNALKIVKVGEFS
- the fba gene encoding class II fructose-bisphosphate aldolase (catalyzes the reversible aldol condensation of dihydroxyacetonephosphate and glyceraldehyde 3-phosphate in the Calvin cycle, glycolysis, and/or gluconeogenesis): MSLVSMRQLLDHAAENGYGLPAFNVNNLEQVQAIMVAADAVNSPVIMQASAGARKYAGEAFLRHLIDAAIEAYPHIPVVMHQDHGQSPAVCMAAIRSGFSSVMMDGSLEADGKSVASYEYNVDVSREVVKFAHSIGVTVEAELGVLGSLETMKGDKEDGHGADGTMTREQLLTDVAQAADFVERTQCDALAIAIGTSHGAYKFTRKPTGDILAIDRIKEIHARIPNTHLVMHGSSSVPQELLAIIREFGGDMKETYGVPVEEIQEGIRHGVRKINIDTDIRLAMTAAIRKFMFQNPSKFDPRDYLKPARLAAEEVVKARFLSFGCEGRASQIKPIPLEKMAERYKAGELAQIVK
- a CDS encoding phosphoribosylaminoimidazolesuccinocarboxamide synthase, translating into MKSLYQTSISSLPLLGHGKVRDNYAVGDDKILIVTTDRLSAFDVVMNEPIPGKGMVLNQMSDFWFEKLGHIVPNHLTGVAPESVVVPEEVEQVKGRAVVAKRLKPILVEAVVRGYIIGSGWKDYQATGSVCGIELPAGLRQADKLAEPLFTPAAKADLGEHDENISFAEMEERIGAELAAKMRDISIELYKTAADYAATRGIIIADTKFEFGLDDNGVLHLMDEVLTADSSRFWPADSYAPGMSPPSYDKQFVRDYLETLTEWKKTPPAPALPADVIEKTQAKYFEAIERLTGEKLKA
- the purE gene encoding 5-(carboxyamino)imidazole ribonucleotide mutase, with protein sequence MTDPNQQPDSKPLVGVIMGSSSDWDVMQHAVSMLKQFNIPFEAQVISAHRMPDEMFTYAETARSRGLRAIIAGAGGAAHLPGMVAAKTVVPVLGVPVPSKYLRGEDSLLSIVQMPKGVPVSTFAIGEAGAANAALTAIAIIATVDDALAAQLEAFRTQQTAAAKAMILPINE
- a CDS encoding 5-(carboxyamino)imidazole ribonucleotide synthase; this translates as MSNVKSLNSPFLPGADPQSWLGVMGGGQLGRMFAQAAQSMGYQVAVLEPSDDCPAGQVAQRLVNAPYEDAAGLDALAAQCVAVTTEFENVPADSLSRLAQAVFVAPNAHGVSVAQDRVAEKAFFVACAPKSGVMPAPHKVIASFDDVDAIGDDLLPGILKTVRMGYDGKGQVRVKTREEVRVAFEGMGEVTCLLEKMLPLAYEVSVLTARGADGQSVVYPIAENVHRDGILFTTTVPGPNVSADSARKAQDAARAIVAELGYVGVLCIEFFVLTDGTLVVNEMAPRPHNSGHYTIDACVTSQFAQQVRAMAKLPLGDVRQHSPAVMLNILGDVWFDGESMSEPPWDRVVALPGACLHLYGKDDPRPGRKMGHVTFVAPTLAEAQQHLAAACAILGIAP